Proteins encoded by one window of Sardina pilchardus chromosome 7, fSarPil1.1, whole genome shotgun sequence:
- the cd34 gene encoding hematopoietic progenitor cell antigen CD34: protein MDFPTNRPHSGAWVRMTGCSGMCTAQPNAPRTAAHRGSVEESNSLLEPSGLCQDATDAPADAPDNTDPTDAPDGDPQTSIDITAPTDLPDVGDTDKTDGTSGTAAPDTTGDDAAAAPETGATAAPAAPDTDSTDPAPARGDGGEGSLDTNAPVTHPDIIVNSQINFIFPEDPKDTMATHAPSTVVTESAAPLVSVECVTEDVVKDRTMVKLELANALPCDTIKQALEEDFCRDRQVCEVLIAQEGEKLMLSGATIEENPAEASKMFQGGEIKNKLTVLKSEPVVKQGSAVLVSILVTGLLLAAGLIGGYVWLNNRKGNGKGVRLAEDSYPVDEENQGNTLVSVAPLNPPEPQEKPSLNGESPDGVKTQAPAATNGHSTAKTPVADTEL from the exons ATGGACTTCCCCACCAACCGGCCGCATTCTGGAGCCTGGGTGAGAATGACTGGGTGTTCTGGAATGTGTACGGCCCAGCCCAACGCCCCACGCACAGCTGCTCACAGGGGGAGTGTGGAGGAGTCCAACAG CCTGCTGGAGCCTA GTGGACTCTGCCAGGACGCCACCGATGCCCCTGCCGATGCCCCCGACAATACTGACCCCACTGATGCCCCCGATGGAGACCCCCAAACTTCTATTGACATCACTGCACCCACAGACCTGCCGGATGTAG GTGACACGGACAAAACAGACGGCACCTCGGGCACGGCGGCTCCCGACACCACCGGCGATGATGCTGCCGCAGCCCCCGAAACAGGCGCCACAGCCGCCCCAGCCGCCCCGGACACCGACTCTACCGACCCTGCCCCAGCCCGCGGCGACGGCGGAGAGGGGAGCCTCGACACCAATGCTCCCGTGACGCACCCAGACATCATCGTCAACAGCCAGATCAATTTCATCTTCCCAGAAGACCCCAAAGACACCATGGCAACTCACGCACCAAGCACCGTAGTCACGGAGTCTGCAGCTCCTTTG GTATCGGTGGAATGTGTGACCGAGGATGTGGTGAAAGACAGAACTATGGTGAAGCTTGAGTTGGCAAATGCGCTTCCTTGT GATACCATCAAGCAGGCTTTAGAGGAGGACTTCTGCCGGGACAGACAAGTCTGCGAAGTTTTGATTGCCCAGGAAGGGGAGAAGTTGATGCTGTCTGGGGCAACTATTGAGG AAAATCCAGCAGAGGCATCCAAGATGTTCCAGGGGGGAGAGATAAAAAATAAG ctgacgGTGCTGAAGTCGGAGCCGGTGGTGAAGCAGGGCTCTGCTGTGCTCGTCTCCATCCTGGTCACCGGCCTGCTGCTGGCCGCAGGGCTCATCGGAGGCTACGTCTGGCTCAACAACCGCAAGGGCAACGGGAAGGGAGTGAGGCTG GCTGAGGACTCTTACCCAGTGGATGAGGAGAACCAGGGCAACACGCTGGTGTCTGTggcccccctcaacccccctgAGCCCCAGGAGAAGCCCAGCCTCAACGGGGAGTCCCCTGATGGAGTGAAGACCCAGGCCCCCGCCGCCACCAACGGACACTCCACCGCTAAGACCCCCGTGGCTGATACTGAgctgtga